Proteins from a single region of Companilactobacillus farciminis KCTC 3681 = DSM 20184:
- a CDS encoding ATP-dependent RecD-like DNA helicase, which produces MTDSNETPYFLGTVKAIFFENPENLYKIFTIKIKKTNTDWDAKDIVVTGSFGEISEEEEYRFEGRIIDHPKYGKQFQATSYQRSRPNGRKELINFFSSEEFPGIGKKKAEKIVDELGEDAIDKIIKDPHALDFLKLGAQKTQQIIEQISSNHQTEQALYQLNNYGFGPTLSARIYQKYGVQTLEKIQDDPYQLVLDVKGVGFKRADELARRLGITGDDPRRIKGALIQMTSSMINETGDTYVDGQDLIRRVMGVLRSNSTDDLSQKLVAGLRDLVKNGVLLVEDGNVYQKDMSDSEWSIAQSLKMITDTFKGVSWKEREMKKELKKIEKQFKVKYDDSQEKAIRQSLTHPIFLLTGGPGTGKTTIINAIVAAYAELNDMPLDPNSDDYAIALAAPTGRAAKHMGEATGLPAMTIHRLLGLTGTEDDEYAEPSLDCKLLIIDEMSMVDTKLFKVLISAVQPGTQIVLVGDRDQLPSVGPGQIFADLINSDVFPTTILKNIHRQDEDSTIIQLAHDINEGIIVDGIFQNKADRSFINCDSRNVPNVLSQIIAKSAERGFDIADVQVLAPMYRGQAGIDNLNFVIQNVVNPMKPKRKEVSMGNVKYRINDKVVYLVNTPEDNVFNGEIGKIVGIILAKENTDHVDQLVIDFDGNEVTLDRKDWTNISLAYCTSIHKSQGSEFEMVILPLVNEESRMLRRNLLYTAVTRAKRLLIMVGDRSAFERSIKDQSSERQTTLKQRIFTTFKIKVEETSDQSEEKPEQQAPIDYHLTMDMIMNNAINPMIGMENVTPKDFLEKK; this is translated from the coding sequence ATGACGGACAGTAATGAAACACCATATTTTTTAGGCACTGTCAAAGCTATCTTTTTTGAGAATCCAGAGAATCTCTACAAAATTTTTACGATTAAAATAAAAAAGACTAATACTGACTGGGATGCCAAAGATATCGTTGTAACTGGTAGCTTTGGCGAAATTTCTGAAGAAGAGGAATATCGTTTTGAAGGGCGAATCATTGATCATCCAAAATATGGCAAGCAATTTCAAGCTACTTCATATCAAAGAAGTCGTCCGAATGGTCGTAAAGAACTGATCAATTTCTTTTCGAGTGAAGAATTTCCCGGTATTGGTAAGAAAAAAGCCGAAAAAATTGTCGATGAATTAGGCGAAGATGCTATCGATAAAATTATCAAAGATCCCCATGCACTCGATTTCTTAAAGTTGGGTGCCCAAAAGACTCAACAAATAATTGAACAAATTTCTAGCAACCATCAGACGGAACAAGCCTTGTATCAATTGAATAACTACGGTTTTGGTCCCACTTTGAGTGCACGGATCTATCAAAAATATGGCGTGCAGACCTTAGAGAAGATTCAAGATGATCCTTATCAGCTAGTTTTAGATGTTAAAGGCGTTGGTTTTAAGCGGGCTGATGAATTGGCTAGAAGATTAGGAATTACTGGTGATGACCCTAGACGGATCAAGGGTGCTTTGATTCAAATGACTAGTTCGATGATCAATGAAACCGGCGATACTTACGTTGATGGACAGGATTTGATCAGACGAGTCATGGGAGTTCTACGTAGTAATTCGACTGATGATTTATCCCAAAAATTAGTAGCGGGTTTGCGTGATTTGGTCAAAAATGGCGTTTTATTAGTTGAAGATGGCAATGTTTATCAAAAAGACATGTCTGATTCCGAATGGTCGATTGCCCAATCCTTGAAGATGATCACTGATACTTTCAAGGGCGTCTCTTGGAAAGAAAGGGAGATGAAAAAAGAGCTCAAAAAGATCGAGAAGCAATTTAAAGTTAAATATGACGATTCTCAAGAAAAGGCTATTCGTCAGTCCTTGACCCATCCGATTTTTCTTTTGACTGGTGGTCCAGGAACTGGGAAAACGACAATTATCAATGCGATAGTAGCTGCCTATGCAGAATTAAATGACATGCCACTTGATCCAAATTCAGATGACTATGCGATTGCCTTAGCTGCTCCAACTGGAAGGGCTGCTAAACACATGGGTGAAGCTACAGGATTGCCAGCGATGACGATTCACCGTTTATTAGGTTTAACAGGTACTGAGGATGATGAGTACGCTGAGCCTAGTCTTGATTGCAAGTTGTTGATCATTGATGAAATGTCGATGGTCGATACGAAGTTATTTAAAGTTTTGATCTCGGCAGTACAACCGGGAACTCAAATCGTCTTAGTAGGTGACCGTGATCAGTTGCCATCAGTTGGACCGGGACAGATTTTTGCTGATTTGATCAACAGTGATGTTTTTCCGACAACTATCTTAAAAAATATTCACCGTCAAGATGAAGATTCGACGATTATTCAATTGGCTCACGATATCAATGAAGGTATTATCGTCGACGGAATTTTTCAAAACAAAGCGGACCGAAGCTTTATTAATTGCGACAGCCGCAATGTTCCTAATGTACTGTCCCAAATCATCGCAAAATCAGCTGAGCGTGGTTTCGATATTGCCGATGTACAAGTCTTAGCACCAATGTATCGTGGTCAAGCTGGAATCGATAATTTGAATTTTGTGATTCAAAATGTAGTTAATCCGATGAAGCCGAAGAGAAAAGAAGTTTCGATGGGCAATGTCAAATATCGAATCAACGATAAGGTCGTTTACCTCGTCAATACACCAGAAGACAATGTTTTTAATGGTGAAATTGGCAAAATCGTCGGAATTATTTTAGCCAAAGAGAACACTGACCACGTTGATCAATTAGTGATTGATTTTGATGGCAATGAGGTAACTTTGGATCGCAAGGATTGGACCAATATTTCGTTGGCTTATTGTACGTCAATTCATAAATCTCAAGGCTCAGAGTTTGAAATGGTAATTTTGCCATTGGTCAACGAAGAGTCAAGGATGTTGCGTCGTAATTTGTTGTATACTGCTGTGACACGTGCTAAGCGATTGTTGATCATGGTGGGAGATAGGTCGGCGTTTGAGCGTTCAATCAAAGACCAATCGAGTGAGCGACAAACTACGTTAAAACAAAGAATCTTTACGACTTTTAAAATTAAAGTTGAAGAAACATCTGATCAATCAGAAGAAAAACCAGAACAACAAGCTCCAATCGATTATCATTTAACGATGGATATGATTATGAATAATGCTATCAATCCGATGATTGGTATGGAAAATGTAACTCCAAAAGATTTTTTGGAGAAAAAATAA
- a CDS encoding tetratricopeptide repeat protein has product MNKQAEKLFNQGNKEDAVKLLVEDLNQNPKQLPEILQLSTYLVQAGDLEQAEELLARSLEIFKDNQDLLYNLGNIYYLADKYDKANDIFQKLVNNDYAFEAYFMMAKTLDQQGKRQLAIMYALTAVEKAPKDLQANELLADLLLANGNFQEALTFYQTANKIQPAAKYYFNMALCAMNLKKDYQTYLNQAKKLDEEYYLKNEKKLADLQEFIKKQGDSNDGQ; this is encoded by the coding sequence ATGAACAAACAAGCAGAGAAATTATTTAATCAAGGTAACAAAGAAGACGCAGTTAAATTATTAGTTGAGGATTTAAACCAAAATCCAAAGCAATTACCTGAGATCTTACAATTATCAACTTATTTAGTCCAAGCTGGCGATCTAGAACAAGCTGAGGAGTTATTAGCTCGCTCGTTAGAAATATTTAAAGACAATCAAGACTTACTTTATAATCTAGGCAATATTTATTATTTAGCTGATAAATATGATAAGGCTAATGATATTTTTCAAAAACTAGTCAACAACGATTATGCTTTCGAAGCTTACTTCATGATGGCAAAAACTTTGGATCAACAAGGTAAGCGTCAATTAGCAATTATGTATGCTTTGACAGCTGTGGAAAAAGCTCCAAAAGATTTACAAGCAAATGAGCTCTTAGCTGATTTATTGTTAGCTAACGGCAATTTCCAAGAAGCCTTAACATTTTATCAGACAGCTAATAAAATCCAGCCAGCGGCCAAATATTACTTCAATATGGCTTTGTGTGCGATGAATCTCAAGAAGGATTATCAAACTTATTTAAATCAAGCTAAAAAACTAGATGAAGAGTACTATTTGAAGAACGAAAAGAAATTAGCTGATTTGCAAGAATTTATCAAAAAGCAAGGAGATAGCAATGACGGACAGTAA
- a CDS encoding histidine phosphatase family protein gives MELYFVRHGKTEWNLEGKYQGGHGDSPLLPESLHDISLLAKRLQDVDIAHVYSSPLPRAKTTAQTLIKDLNRQIPFDVVDGLREFDLGIMEGRKFSELENEMPEVIYAFRHQPKDYDYDLIKGESFEQVAKRTTDAVKEIVSQNSPDSNLVIVSHGAALVTLIQSLLGTKVCDIRKNGGLSNTSLTHLQYQDGQFKLIKWNETSYLDKQLDSSDTI, from the coding sequence ATGGAATTATATTTTGTCAGACATGGAAAGACCGAATGGAATTTAGAAGGAAAATATCAAGGTGGACATGGTGATTCGCCACTTTTACCAGAAAGTTTGCATGATATTAGTTTATTGGCAAAAAGATTGCAAGATGTAGATATCGCTCACGTCTACTCCAGTCCTTTGCCACGCGCTAAGACAACTGCTCAAACTTTGATCAAGGACTTAAACCGCCAAATACCTTTTGACGTCGTTGACGGTTTGAGAGAATTTGATTTGGGAATTATGGAAGGTCGTAAGTTTTCTGAGTTGGAAAATGAAATGCCAGAAGTAATCTATGCGTTCAGACATCAACCCAAAGACTACGATTATGATCTGATCAAAGGTGAATCCTTCGAACAAGTTGCTAAGAGAACGACTGATGCGGTTAAAGAAATAGTTAGTCAAAACTCTCCCGACAGTAATCTCGTGATAGTTAGTCATGGGGCTGCTTTAGTGACGTTGATCCAATCGTTGTTAGGAACTAAAGTTTGCGATATTCGTAAGAACGGTGGCCTTTCCAACACTAGTCTGACTCATTTACAATACCAAGATGGCCAATTTAAATTAATCAAGTGGAATGAAACTAGTTATCTGGACAAACAATTAGACAGTTCAGATACTATTTGA
- the mnmA gene encoding tRNA 2-thiouridine(34) synthase MnmA produces the protein MDNKKKRVVVGMSGGVDSSVSALLLKQQGYEVIGVFMKNWDDSDDSGVCTATEDYEDVAKVANKIGIPYYSVNFEKEYWDRVFEYFLAEYRKGRTPNPDVMCNKEVKFKAFLDYANKLNADYIAMGHYAQSFRDDNGVVHLLRGGDANKDQTYFLSTVQQEQLQKALFPIGGMQKSEVRRIAEEAGLATAKKKDSTGVCFIGERNFRKFLSEFLPAQPGKMMTPDGEIKGDHAGLMYYTIGQRQGLGIGGNGKSNEPWFVVGKDMSKNILYVDQGYDNPRLYADHLDASDLSFITGLDYGDTFHATAKFRYRQQDTGVTVHVLGDGKVNVEFDNPVRAITPGQEVVFYDGEECLGGATIDCAYMAEKKLQYI, from the coding sequence ATGGATAATAAGAAGAAGCGTGTTGTAGTAGGTATGAGTGGTGGCGTTGACTCGTCAGTTAGTGCACTTCTTTTGAAACAACAAGGCTATGAGGTTATTGGAGTTTTCATGAAGAACTGGGACGATTCTGATGACTCTGGTGTATGTACTGCTACTGAGGATTATGAGGATGTTGCTAAGGTTGCCAACAAGATTGGTATTCCTTATTACTCAGTTAATTTTGAGAAGGAGTATTGGGACCGCGTGTTCGAGTACTTCCTAGCAGAATATCGTAAGGGTAGAACACCAAACCCTGATGTTATGTGTAACAAAGAAGTTAAGTTCAAGGCTTTCTTGGACTACGCTAACAAATTAAACGCCGATTACATCGCAATGGGTCACTATGCACAATCATTCCGTGACGACAACGGTGTGGTTCACTTGCTTCGTGGTGGCGATGCTAACAAGGATCAAACTTATTTCTTGAGTACCGTTCAACAAGAGCAATTGCAAAAGGCATTGTTCCCAATCGGTGGTATGCAAAAGTCAGAAGTTCGTCGTATTGCTGAGGAAGCTGGACTAGCTACTGCTAAGAAGAAGGACTCAACTGGTGTATGTTTCATCGGTGAGAGAAACTTCCGTAAGTTCTTGAGCGAGTTCTTGCCTGCACAACCTGGTAAGATGATGACACCAGATGGTGAGATCAAGGGTGATCACGCCGGTTTGATGTACTACACAATTGGTCAAAGACAAGGACTAGGTATCGGTGGAAATGGTAAGTCAAACGAGCCTTGGTTCGTAGTTGGTAAGGACATGAGTAAGAACATTCTTTATGTCGACCAAGGATATGACAATCCAAGACTATATGCTGATCATTTGGATGCATCTGACTTGTCATTTATTACTGGCTTAGATTATGGCGATACTTTCCATGCCACAGCTAAGTTCAGATATCGTCAACAAGATACTGGCGTTACAGTTCATGTTTTAGGCGATGGCAAGGTCAACGTTGAGTTTGATAATCCGGTTCGTGCAATTACACCAGGACAAGAAGTTGTCTTCTATGACGGCGAGGAGTGTCTAGGTGGCGCAACTATCGATTGTGCTTATATGGCAGAAAAGAAGCTACAATACATCTAA
- a CDS encoding cysteine desulfurase family protein, whose amino-acid sequence MAFIYLDNAATTPMATPVVDVISEQMANNFGNASATNYFGRQARKVLDESRHTIAQSLNAKDSEIVFTSGGTESDNTAVIQTALSRQKLGKHIITTAIEHEAILKPLAYLETLGFEVTYLKPNERGEVTAQQVKDALRDDTILVTIMYGNNEVGSMNPIKEIGEVLKDHQAYFHTDAVQAFGMEDIDVKDQHIDMLSTSAHKINGPKFIGFLYINDDIHIPSFIKGGDQETKRRAGTENVPAIAGFAKAVELITPEEKQARQDRYFGFKQTIQKILTENKIDFDINGPKDKHALNHVMNLYLPGIDRGVLLTRLDLDEVAISGGSACTAGSLEPSHVLVAMYGEDSPRINDSVRISFGKDNTEEEVVEFTNKLVKIVQDLTN is encoded by the coding sequence GTGGCATTTATTTATTTAGATAATGCTGCCACCACACCGATGGCTACACCTGTAGTCGATGTAATCAGTGAACAGATGGCTAATAATTTTGGTAATGCATCTGCTACCAATTATTTTGGTCGTCAAGCTCGAAAGGTTTTGGATGAAAGCCGGCATACGATTGCTCAAAGTCTCAACGCTAAAGACTCAGAAATTGTCTTTACTAGTGGAGGGACCGAGAGTGACAATACCGCTGTAATTCAAACAGCATTATCTAGACAAAAACTAGGTAAACATATCATAACGACTGCGATTGAGCATGAAGCGATTCTTAAACCGTTAGCTTATTTAGAGACATTAGGTTTTGAAGTAACTTATCTAAAACCCAATGAACGCGGCGAAGTGACTGCTCAACAAGTCAAAGATGCTTTGCGTGACGATACGATTTTAGTAACGATCATGTACGGCAACAATGAAGTTGGTTCGATGAATCCAATCAAAGAAATTGGTGAAGTCTTAAAAGACCATCAAGCATATTTCCACACTGATGCTGTGCAAGCATTTGGTATGGAAGATATTGATGTCAAAGACCAACACATTGATATGTTATCGACTTCGGCTCATAAGATTAATGGACCGAAATTCATCGGCTTTTTGTATATCAATGATGATATACATATTCCATCTTTTATTAAAGGTGGCGATCAAGAAACCAAACGTCGTGCGGGAACAGAAAATGTCCCTGCCATCGCTGGTTTTGCTAAAGCCGTTGAGTTGATTACTCCGGAAGAAAAACAAGCTCGACAAGATCGTTATTTTGGATTTAAACAAACGATTCAAAAGATCTTAACAGAGAATAAAATTGATTTTGACATCAATGGACCAAAGGATAAACATGCTTTGAATCACGTGATGAATTTGTATTTGCCAGGAATCGATCGCGGTGTTTTATTGACGAGATTGGATCTTGACGAAGTAGCAATTTCTGGAGGTTCTGCATGTACTGCTGGAAGTTTGGAACCATCACATGTTTTAGTGGCTATGTATGGTGAAGACAGCCCAAGAATCAATGATTCAGTCAGAATCAGTTTTGGTAAAGACAATACTGAAGAAGAAGTAGTGGAATTTACCAACAAACTAGTTAAAATCGTGCAAGACTTGACTAATTAG
- a CDS encoding 5'-methylthioadenosine/adenosylhomocysteine nucleosidase: MKIGVIVPMEEEIKLMKESLTDIQTVTVAGVEFTLGSYKNHEVYLAQSGIGKVQAGMTATLMNDRYQPDFIVNTGSAGGIGEGLSVGDVVISDKLAYHDVDATGFGYKIGQLPQKDLYFNADPDYVKAISEAATRTGLTSKVGLIVSGDQFVDGKEKIATIKKSFPDALAAEMEGAAVAQVCVEFKTPFVVIRSMSDVGDENASVNFDEFVLQAGRKSVTMLLNFLDQE; encoded by the coding sequence ATGAAAATTGGCGTAATCGTCCCTATGGAAGAAGAAATCAAATTAATGAAGGAGTCTTTGACAGACATTCAAACAGTTACTGTCGCTGGGGTGGAATTTACTCTAGGTAGCTATAAGAACCACGAAGTATACCTTGCCCAAAGTGGTATTGGTAAAGTTCAAGCAGGTATGACAGCAACTTTGATGAATGATCGTTATCAACCAGATTTTATCGTTAATACTGGTTCAGCTGGTGGAATTGGTGAAGGATTAAGTGTCGGCGACGTGGTAATTTCTGACAAACTAGCTTATCACGATGTTGACGCAACTGGTTTTGGTTATAAGATTGGTCAACTTCCTCAAAAAGACCTTTATTTCAACGCTGATCCTGATTATGTCAAGGCAATTTCAGAAGCTGCGACAAGAACTGGTCTAACTAGTAAAGTCGGTTTGATCGTTTCCGGAGACCAATTTGTTGACGGAAAAGAAAAAATTGCTACAATTAAAAAGTCGTTCCCTGATGCTTTGGCAGCAGAAATGGAAGGCGCAGCTGTGGCTCAAGTCTGTGTTGAATTCAAAACACCATTCGTTGTTATTCGTTCAATGAGTGATGTGGGCGACGAAAATGCTAGTGTAAACTTTGACGAATTTGTTTTACAAGCCGGACGCAAATCAGTAACTATGTTATTGAACTTTTTAGACCAAGAATAG
- a CDS encoding NUDIX hydrolase, producing MNKEDSRYYEEVVAKKQMFGGKIFDVNVEQVVLPNGIPDIREVVEHHGAVAIIPFTDDDKMIFVRQWRTPMEQETLEIPAGKIDPDEGSDLKEVALREMDEELGLTTKNLEKVTAFFASPGYSNEKLTVFVAKDLQKVEFKRPLDPDEFLNVESLTLDEAKQQVKDGVICDAKSIYAITYWELLKAKEK from the coding sequence ATGAATAAAGAAGATTCAAGATATTATGAAGAAGTAGTTGCCAAGAAACAAATGTTTGGCGGAAAAATTTTTGATGTCAATGTGGAACAAGTAGTTTTGCCAAACGGCATTCCCGATATTCGTGAAGTTGTTGAACATCACGGTGCTGTGGCAATTATTCCTTTTACTGACGATGACAAGATGATTTTTGTCAGACAATGGCGTACACCTATGGAACAAGAAACTTTGGAAATTCCCGCTGGAAAAATCGATCCCGACGAAGGTAGTGACTTAAAAGAAGTTGCCTTGCGTGAGATGGATGAAGAATTAGGCTTGACGACTAAGAATTTAGAAAAGGTCACAGCTTTCTTCGCTAGTCCGGGATATTCCAACGAAAAATTAACTGTCTTTGTGGCAAAAGATTTACAAAAAGTTGAATTCAAGCGTCCACTCGATCCAGATGAATTTTTAAATGTTGAAAGCCTAACTTTAGATGAAGCTAAACAACAAGTTAAAGATGGTGTCATTTGCGATGCTAAGAGTATTTACGCAATTACTTATTGGGAATTATTAAAGGCAAAGGAAAAATAA
- a CDS encoding MFS transporter, with protein sequence MSEQVNPRRWMILISVGIFTLMATLDGSIVNIALPVISKNLHIGMNMAEWVVSIYLVTICIFLLMFGKIADSIGKIKVFKIGSILFIAGSIVCGLSNSLIVLLLGRVLQAIGASMAMATNNGIITQTFPLSERGYALGYIGSFVSIGAIAGPGIGGIILGHFHWSYIFWINLPIGIIALLLGYFNLPKTESTNPKKFDTKGFLAYFVTLLLFFSAIFIGQAVGFTKPYIIVTFVVALICLWLFLRIEKRVANPMIELRIFKNNNFTLGLVAGFFIFVTNFFFNVVSPFYLENALGIAASTAGYILMAFPLVQVVVAPISGKISARVNPIILTIVGLVVIEIAQLGYLAFNLKTSIWFILLFIGLNGLGNGLFQAPNNTMIMSSVETHDLGIAGGLNALSRNLGMIIGVSVSTTVLFLSMSQFYGQPVTTYIEGRPDIFIDGMRVTMTLAVVICLIAIVMSVVRLIKSGRSQNE encoded by the coding sequence ATGAGCGAACAAGTAAATCCAAGAAGATGGATGATTCTGATCTCAGTCGGTATCTTTACTTTGATGGCGACTTTAGATGGTTCAATCGTAAATATTGCTTTACCAGTGATCAGTAAGAATTTGCACATTGGCATGAATATGGCTGAATGGGTCGTTTCAATTTATTTAGTAACTATTTGTATCTTCTTATTAATGTTTGGAAAGATTGCTGATTCAATCGGAAAAATCAAAGTATTTAAGATAGGGTCGATTCTTTTCATTGCCGGCTCCATCGTGTGTGGTTTAAGTAACAGTCTGATTGTTTTATTGCTAGGTCGAGTTTTACAAGCAATTGGGGCTTCAATGGCCATGGCAACGAATAATGGTATCATCACGCAAACTTTCCCTTTGTCAGAAAGAGGTTATGCCCTAGGTTACATTGGTTCATTCGTATCAATCGGTGCTATCGCTGGACCAGGAATCGGTGGAATTATTTTAGGACATTTTCACTGGAGCTATATTTTTTGGATTAATTTGCCGATCGGTATCATTGCTTTGCTATTAGGGTATTTCAACTTACCAAAGACGGAATCTACTAATCCTAAAAAGTTTGATACGAAAGGATTTTTGGCCTATTTTGTAACCTTATTGTTATTCTTCAGTGCTATTTTCATTGGTCAGGCAGTCGGGTTCACTAAACCATATATTATTGTGACTTTTGTCGTTGCTTTGATTTGTTTGTGGTTGTTCTTGCGAATTGAAAAACGAGTTGCCAATCCGATGATTGAATTGAGGATTTTTAAAAATAATAATTTTACTTTGGGATTAGTTGCGGGATTTTTTATCTTTGTAACGAATTTCTTCTTTAACGTTGTTTCGCCGTTTTATTTGGAGAATGCCTTAGGGATTGCAGCGTCGACAGCTGGATACATTTTGATGGCATTTCCATTGGTACAGGTTGTAGTCGCACCAATTTCTGGTAAAATATCTGCAAGGGTCAATCCAATTATTTTGACAATAGTCGGCTTAGTTGTGATTGAAATTGCCCAATTAGGATATCTAGCTTTTAACCTAAAAACTAGTATTTGGTTTATACTGTTATTTATCGGTTTAAATGGTCTAGGTAACGGACTGTTTCAAGCTCCCAACAATACGATGATCATGAGTTCAGTAGAGACGCACGACCTCGGAATTGCCGGTGGCTTGAATGCTTTGTCACGTAATTTAGGAATGATTATCGGTGTATCCGTATCAACGACCGTGTTGTTCCTATCCATGAGTCAATTTTATGGTCAACCAGTTACGACTTATATTGAAGGTCGACCAGATATTTTTATCGACGGAATGCGTGTTACAATGACACTTGCGGTTGTTATTTGTTTGATTGCAATTGTGATGTCAGTAGTTCGATTAATCAAGTCAGGAAGGTCTCAAAATGAATAA
- a CDS encoding cold-shock protein, translating to MFTGKIVRFNNNRGFGFINNGEEDIFFFADSVLNRDDYFIKDGLEVNFEIAPGYKGPQAVNVNIKDEESAD from the coding sequence ATGTTCACAGGAAAAATTGTAAGATTTAATAATAACCGTGGTTTTGGCTTCATAAATAATGGCGAGGAAGATATCTTTTTCTTTGCGGACTCAGTTTTGAATCGTGACGACTATTTCATCAAAGATGGACTAGAAGTTAATTTTGAAATTGCTCCTGGCTATAAAGGACCACAAGCGGTAAATGTTAATATCAAAGATGAAGAAAGCGCTGATTAG